In Populus nigra chromosome 1, ddPopNigr1.1, whole genome shotgun sequence, one genomic interval encodes:
- the LOC133680938 gene encoding S-adenosyl-L-methionine-dependent uroporphyrinogen III methyltransferase, chloroplastic, with amino-acid sequence MALVYKLQAFSSFSVSAQNYNKVTSLITNPICSLHYKSSPFTEKHSIERYQRDRWLYQSQVELSQYQSSSCSLPSDSESIREDDIALQLPELKKLLEVLKRKRESCCGNDGDGEKCGPGNVFLVGTGPGDPELLTVKAVKVVQKADILLYDRLVSNDVLELVGPDARLLYVGKTAGYHSRTQEEIHELLLSFAEAGATVVRLKGGDPLVFGRGGEEMDFLQQQGIQVKVIPGITSASGIAAELGIPLTHRGVANSVRFLTGHSRNGGTDPLFVAESSADPDSTLVVYMGLSTLPALALKLMQHGLPANTPAAAVERGTTPQQRMVFAELNDLANKVAREELVSPTLIIIGKVVALSPLWPLSSKEASCLMEAV; translated from the exons ATGGCTCTTGTGTACAAGCTCCAAGCTTTCTCATCTTTTTCTGTGTCAGCTCAGAATTATAACAAGGTTACTTCTTTGATTACAAACCCCATTTGTTCATTACACTACAAGAGCTCGCCTTTTACAGAGAAACATTCAATTGAGAGATACCAAAGGGACCGGTGGCTTTACCAGAGCCAGGTGGAGTTAAGTCAGTATCAATCGTCCTCATGCTCTTTGCCATCTGACTCAGAGTCTATAAGGGAAGATGACATAGCTTTGCAGCTACCCGAGTTGAAGAAGTTGCTTGAAGTGcttaagagaaagagagagagttgttGTGGTAATGATGGTGATGGGGAGAAATGTGGGCCTGGGAATGTGTTTTTGGTGGGGACCGGACCAGGAGATCCTGAGTTGTTGACAGTGAAGGCTGTGAAAGTGGTACAGAAAGCTGATATTTTGTTGTATGATAGGTTGGTTTCTAATGATGTTTTGGAGTTGGTTGGTCCTGACGCTAGATTGCTTTATGTTGGCAAGACTGCTGGGTACCATAGCAGAACTCAG gaggAAATACATGAGTTGCTTTTAAGTTTTGCTGAAGCAGGAGCTACTGTTGTGAGACTTAAAGGAGGTGATCCACTG GTATTTGGGAGGGGTGGAGAAGAGATGGATTTTTTGCAACAGCAGGGAATCCAAGTTAAAGTTATCCCAG GTATTACTTCTGCTTCAGGGATAGCAGCAGAGCTTGGGATTCCTTTGACTCATCGGGGTGTTGCAAATAGTGTTAGATTTCTAACCGGTCATTCAAGGAATGGAGGAACAGATCCCTTGTTTGTAGCAGAAAGTTCAGCTGACCCTGATTCAACCTTGGTTGTGTATATGGGCCTGTCAACTCTTCCCGCCCTTGCATTGAAGTTGATGCAACATGGTCTGCCAGCAAATACTCCAGCTGCTGCAGTTGAGCGAGGGACCACACCCCAGCAGCGCATG GTTTTTGCAGAATTAAATGATCTTGCTAATAAAGTAGCGAGGGAAGAGTTAGTTTCACCAACACTGATAATCATTGGGAAGGTGGTTGCACTTTCACCATTGTGGCCACTTTCTTCTAAAGAAGCATCCTGTTTGATGGAAGCTGTGTAG
- the LOC133706353 gene encoding O-fucosyltransferase 20-like yields the protein MAKSKNNAKKVSYISVPSQIINSLSSSSLQSLLLSPKKPSRNRFFRLNLYRSPIFWFLALFLFCFLGMLKLSYNLDPLVPFSPYPCVTSQPQLQDSFSKKLTTRSQLGFVSNGEKNDIKDQEVGSVDARELKSEVGFGSNEVKDESLKGVVDFQGGKSDGFEEESEFWKQPDGLGYKPCLKFSREYSRWSELIVKNRRKYLLVVVSGGMNQQRNQIVDAVVIARILGAALVVPILQVNVIWGDESEFSDIFDLEHFKRVLANDVRIVSSLPSTHITTRPVVESRTPLHVSPQWIRARYLKRLNREGVLLLRGLDSRLSKDLPSDLQKLRCKVAFNALRFAPPVLELGNKLAERMRSKGPYLALHLRMELDVWVRTGCQPGLSHEYDEIINNERKQRPELLTARSNMTYHERKLAGLCPLNAMEVARLLKALGAPRSTRIYWAGGQPLGGKEALQPLTREFPHFYNKEDLALPGELKPFANRASLMAAIDYIVSENSDVFMPSHGGNMGHAIQGHRAYAGHKKYITPNKRHMLPYFLNSSLPGAEFNRIIKELHRDSLGQPELRTIKAGRDVTKYPVPECMCSDSHTRSSL from the exons ATGGCAAAGTCAAAGAATAATGCAAAGAAAGTTTCTTACATTTCAGTTCCATCACAAATTATCAATtccttatcttcttcttctttgcaatCTCTGCTTCTTTCTCCAAAGAAACCATCACGAAACAGGTTTTTTCGGTTGAACTTGTATAGGAGTCCAATATTTTGGTTCTtggctttgtttcttttttgttttcttggtatGTTAAAGTTATCGTACAATCTTGACCCTTTAGTACCCTTTTCTCCTTACCCTTGCGTGACTAGTCAGCCACAGCTGCAAGACTCTTTCTCTAAGAAGTTAACTACAAGATCACAGCTTGGTTTTGTTTCAAATGGTGAAAAGAATGATATAAAAGATCAAGAAGTTGGGTCTGTCGATGCTCGGGAGCTGAAATCTGAGGTGGGTTTTGGTTCAAATGAAGTAAAAGATGAGTCCTTGAAAGGTGTGGTTGATTTTCAGGGTGGAAAGTCTGATGGGTTTGAAGAGGAGAGTGAGTTTTGGAAACAACCTGATGGGTTGGGTTATAAGCCTTGTTTAAAGTTTAGTAGGGAGTATAGCAGATGGAGTGAGCTGATTGTTAAGAATAGAAGAAAGTATTTGCTAGTTGTGGTTTCGGGTGGAATGAATCAGCAGAGGAATCAGATTGTGGATGCTGTGGTGATTGCAAGGATTCTTGGTGCTGCTTTGGTTGTTCCCATTTTGCAAGTCAATGTCATCTGGGGAGATGAAAG TGAATTTTCTGATATATTTGATTTGGAGCACTTCAAGAGAGTTTTAGCAAATGATGTGAGAATAGTTTCGTCATTACCATCAACTCATATAACCACAAGGCCGGTGGTTGAGAGCCGAACTCCACTCCATGTCTCCCCTCAATGGATTCGTGCACGTTATCTTAAAAGG CTTAACAGGGAAGGTGTTTTACTTTTACGTGGTTTGGATTCAAGACTTTCTAAAGATCTTCCTTCTGATCTTCAGAAACTTCGATGCAAG GTGGCATTTAATGCATTAAGGTTTGCGCCGCCAGTTTTGGAGCTTGGTAACAAGCTTGCAGAGAGGATGCGGAGCAAAGGACCCTATCTTGCTCTTCATCTACGGATGGAGTTGGATGTGTGGGTGAGGACTGGATGCCAACCTGGTTTGAGCCATGAATACGATGAGATTATCAATAATGAGAGGAAACAACGACCTGAACTCCTTACTGCAAGGTCAAACATGACCTATCATGAAAGAAAGCTTGCTGGTCTCTGCCCCTTGAATGCAATGGAGGTTGCAAG GCTTCTTAAAGCTCTCGGAGCTCCAAGAAGTACAAGAATATACTGGGCAGGAGGGCAACCACTTGGTGGAAAAGAAGCTTTGCAACCATTAACCAGAGAATTTCCTCATTTCTACAACAAGGAAGATCTTGCCTTACCTGGTGAACTGAAGCCATTTGCAAATAGAGCTTCCTTGATGGCTGCCATTGATTATATAGTTTCAGAGAACAGTGATGTTTTTATGCCATCTCATGGTGGAAACATGGGTCATGCAATCCAG GGACATAGGGCATATGCAGGACACAAGAAGTATATAACCCCAAACAAAAGGCACATGCTCCCTTATTTTCTAAATTCCTCTCTCCCTGGAGCTGAGTTCAACAGGATCATAAAAGAGTTGCATCGTGACTCCTTAGGACAACCAGAACTCAGGACTATCAAAGCTGGAAGAGATGTTACGAAATACCCGGTTCCTGAGTGTATGTGCAGTGATTCACATACTCGCTCCTCTTTGTGA